One Nicotiana sylvestris chromosome 12, ASM39365v2, whole genome shotgun sequence genomic window carries:
- the LOC104236928 gene encoding uncharacterized protein — protein sequence RLPVLHRTVWCNNANKKANYAVKVSGVDITPYPVKRGKETTFSIAATTDENISGGKLVIDVKYLFLHVHQESHDICKETSCPVSGDFVLSHSQALPGITPPGSYTLTMKIVDGSNQELSCITFGFSISLAAVAESIAVAAN from the exons CGACTTCCAGTATTGCA CCGGACTGTTTGGTGTAATAATGCAAATAAGAAGGCCAACTATGCTGTTAAGGTCAGTGGAGTAGATATAACACCTTATCCTGTTAAAAGAGGTAAAGAGACTACTTTCAGCATTGCTGCTACTACAG ATGAGAATATTAGTGGTGGAAAGTTGGTGATTGACGTCAAGTATTTATTCCTACACGTCCACCAAGAGTCCCATGACATATGTAAAGAGACATCTTGCCCAGTTTCGGGTGATTTTGTGCTCTCTCACTCCCAAGCCTTACCTGGAATTACTCCTCCC GGCTCATATACTCTTACGATGAAAATAGTGGATGGAAGCAATCAAGAATTGTCATGCATAACCTTTGGCTTCAGTATTAGTTTAGCTGCAGTTGCAGAGTCCATAGCAGTAGCAGCTAATTAA
- the LOC138883509 gene encoding uncharacterized protein: protein MIAGLELDKSLGAEVIEAKCESLLVVNQVNKIFEVREDRMQRYLDKLQVTLHRFKVWTLDHVPREQNSEADALANLGSSIEEDDIVPRTVVQLSRSVVEEGHAEINYTSLTWDWRNKYIDYLKDRKLPSDHKESRALRTKTVRFALDEDGTLYRRMFDGPLAVCLGPGDTDYVLREIHEAQAFEKVREKEVIDFIWDHIMCRFRMPVEIVCDIGKQFIGSKVTEFLEAHKIKRILSTLYHPTGNGQAESTNKTFIQNLKKRLDDAKVKWREVLPEVL, encoded by the exons atgattgcaggtctcgagctagataagagcttgggagcagaagtcattgaagccaagtgcgAGTCATTGttggtggtaaaccaagtaaacaaaatttttgaagttcgagaggataggatGCAACGATACTTGGATAAGCTACAGGTAACATTACATCGCTTCAAGGTATGGACTCTGGatcatgtacctcgagaacaaaatagtgaggccgatgcacttgctaatTTAGGATCCTCAATCGAAGAAGATGATATCGTCCCGAGGACTGTCGTCCAATTATCGAGGTCTGtggttgaagagggtcatgccgagataaattatacaagcttgacttgggattggaggaataagtatatcgatTATTTGAAGGATAGAAAACTCCCGTCGGACcataaagaatcgagggccctacgaaccaaGACTGTTAGGTTCGCGttagatgaagatggaacattgtacagGAGAATGTTCGATGGGCCATTGGCGGTATGTTTGGGGccaggggacaccgattatgttctacgaGAAATCCACGAAG cacaggccttcgagaaggtcagagaaaaggaagttattgacttcatctgggaccacatcatgTGTCGGTTCAGGATGCCTGTCGAGATTGTATGTGACATTGGAAaacaattcatcggcagcaaggtgACGGAGTTTCTCGAAGCACATAAAATAAAGAGGATCTTATCAACACTGTATCACCCAACTGGAAATGGACAGGCCGAATCAACAAACAAAACTTTCATTCAAAACCTGAAGAAAAGGTTGGACGATGCAAAGgtaaaatggagagaagttctacccgaggTCCTTTGA
- the LOC138883510 gene encoding uncharacterized protein, translated as MRPTPPGEGIESPIPKSGKDNKRKRASNPKDTQDETAPTRKLRRKLIHVDLDSAIQHLEDEENEGEESVLVPRTRKLVEVAKSYEPETLPLGEGTSKKDSGKAFESPEIEIVPPHSTNTPEGTSAEKAEANQSATSEELGVVTMGHSPSLPSYFEEAIVKFRAELSQCEAELRKASGEEKVLRLLCSQKEEELKDLQTELAKAQKNEVEIDEHVTMILTQYGLLGLTLESNNSMSQLQQELEMIWQLRGEVNQVKTDCHQWKENMDRLATDNEVVTSQLASSESQLRGIKVKSLAQAKKIEELEADLAKAGAEAAQAKAEVEKMKATTNKTIDVYLRDAEAVQAELREASDRENGGGEAEEGVLKEEEVPEDGAPEDAIPEDVASEDVTPK; from the exons ATGAGGCCAACCCCGCCTGGGGAAGGGATCGAGTCCCCAATTCCGAAATCAGGGAAAGACAACAAAAGAAAGAGGGCTTCGAATCCCAAAGATACCCAGGATGAGACGGCCCCTACTCGGAAGCTGAGGAGGAAGCTTATCCATGTGGACTTGGATTCAGCCATCCAACACCTAGAAGACGAAGAGAACGAAGGCGAAGAATCGGTGCTGGTGCCCCGAACTAGGAAACTAGTCGAGGTCGCCAAGTCCTACGAACCTGAGACCTTACCTCTTGGTGAAGGAACTTCGAAGAAAGACTCGGGTAAAGCCTTCGAGTCCCCAGAGATCGAGATCGTTCCCCCTCATTCAACAAATACGCCGGAGGGGACAAGTGCTGAGAAGGCCGAAGCTAATCAAAGTGCCACGAGTGAGGAGCTCGGGGTCGTGACAATGGGTCACTCACCTTCTCTACCATCTTACTTCGAGGAG GCCATCGTCAAGTTCAGGGCCGAACTGAGCCAATGTGAGGCCGAGCTCAGGAAGGCTTCGGGTGAAGAGAAGGTCCTGAGGCTCCTCTGTAGCCAAAAGGAGGAGGAGCTCAAGGACCTTCAGACTGAATTGGCCAAAGCTCAGAAAAACGAGGTTGAGATAGATGAGCATGTAACTATGATTTTAACACAGTATGGTCTTCTTGGCCTTACTTTGGAGTCTAACAATTCGATGTCTCAACTGCAGCAGGAGTTGGAGATGATTTGGCAGCTCCGGGGGGAGGTCAATCAAGTTAAGACTGACTGCCACCAATGGAAAGAGAACATGGATCGGCTCGCTACCGATAATGAAGTTGTTACATCCCAACTAGCCTCATCTGAATCTCAACTCCGAGGCATTAAAGTGAAGAGTCTGGCCCAggccaagaaaattgaggagttAGAGGCAGATCTTGCTAAAGCCGGGGCCGAAGCTGCACAGGCCAAGGCTGAAGTTGAGAAAATGAAGGCTACGACTAATAAGACCATCGACGTATACTTAAGAGATGCCGAGGCCGTTCAAGCGGAGCTGAGGGAGGCCTCCGATCGGGAAAACGGA GGCGGGGAAGCTGAAGAAGGAGTCCTCAAGGAGGAGGAGGTTCCCGAAGATGGAGCTCCCGAGGATGCAATTCCTGAGGATGTGGCTTCCGAGGATGTAACCCCGAAATAG